A window of Halodesulfovibrio sp. genomic DNA:
TCACTTCTTTAAATTTCTTTTCTGCTTCGTCATCATTGGGGTTCAAATCAGGATGGTATTTTCGTGCAAGCTTTTTGAACGCACGAGAAATCTCATCTTTCTCTGCGGTCTTGGAAACACCTAAAATTTTATAATAATCTTTATATTCAACAGACATGATCACCCCTATCTATGTAAAATACGTATTTTTTTGACTATCAAATTCGATATGGGCGCCGTGCACACCGGTTTAGTATTACCCAAAGCCAGTACGGGGACTCTTATATTTTCCCACGGCGCAATCGATACATAAGAATGCTGCGGTTATTCTTTTTCAAAAAACCACAGCTACTTTTCATATGCTGAACAGACACATACAACACTACAATAGGTTCAAGATCGTTTGAGTCAACCCTGCCCTATTGTAATATTGATAATAAAAAACAGCACATTGCCCTGCAAAATACTCAGGGCAATGTGCCTGTTAAATCTAACTTATTTATTTTTATACAAAAGATTGCGATATGCTTCTACTATTGTACGCGCAAGGGGTCTAGCCAGCGATTGCTTCTTACAAAGGAGATTTTTTGCTGATAGCACAGTAGGGAGAAAAAGGTGGCAGTATCACACGATTACAAGGTAGCAACACACCCTATCTACAAATTGTGCGCGCGGCAGCAATAAAACTGTCCACTTCCTGCTCTGTGGTATCAAAAGAGCAAACAAGGCGTACTTCGTGCGTAAGTTCATCCCATTCATAAAATGCAAATTGCTTGTGCATCTCATCCTGATGCTCTGGCTGCATGAGCACAAACACTTCGTTTGCTTCAACCTCATTGCAGACAGTCAAGCCAGAAACACCAGCTAACCCTTCTGCAAGACGTTTTGCCATTGCGTTAGAATGGCTTGCCATTTCAAGCCAAAGACCATCACGCAGCAGCTCTGTAAATTGACAGGATGCAAAGCGCATTTTTGAAAGCAATTGAAGATTTTGCTTACGAAGATATTCAAATCCTTCTGAAAGCGTAGAGTCGAAAAAGACCACCGCTTCGCCAAACATCATACCGTTCTTTGTGCCGCCAAACGAAAGCACATCGACTCCGGCATCTCGTGTAAACGACGCAACATCCACACCTAACGCAGCCGTTGCATTCGCAATTCGAGCGCCGTCCATATGCAGGTACATGTCATTTTCATGCGCAAAGTCGCCCAACGCTTTGACCTCTTGCGGCGTATACACAGCACCATATTCTGTGGACTGTGTGATCGAAATAACTTTAGGCTGACTGTGATGAACAACACCTTTCGCTAAAAGAAATGGCTCAACATCTTCAGGCGTCAGCTTACCGTCTTTACAATCCACCGTAAGCAATTTACTGCCCAGCACATTCTCTGGAGCACCTGTTTCATCAACATTGATATGTGCTATCGTTGAGCAAATCACCGCATGGTACGGCTTCATAATCGAAGACAAACCAAGCACATTTGCACCAGTTCCGTTAATCATTATATAAGACGCAATATCGTCGCCAAATATTTTTTTAAACGCAGCGTCAGCTGCAGCTGTATATGGGTCATCCCCGTAAGAGCTAACACAGCCAGTATTTGCAGCGGCTAACGCCTGCATAACACGCGGGTGCACACCAGAATAGTTGTCACTGGCAAAATTAATCATGATCTAGTCCTTTTGCTACCAAACATAAAAACAGCCGCTCAAAAAGCAGCTGTTCGTTACGATACAATTTCAATAAAAAACAAGTTATAATGACGAATACAACGTAAGCGTTTTTTCTAAAAATTTCTGACCGGATAATGCAGCAATTTCATGCTGCTGTGATGCACTAATGCGTTTAAGATACACTTCGTCTTTGGCTGCGCGCTCGATAGCTGCCGCCAATGCATCAACATCTCCAGCAGTGAACATGGCTTCTTCATCCATAAAATCGGGCATTACACCTACACCTGTCGAAATGAGAGGACGCTGGCACGCCATTATTTCAAAAGCAGCACGGGCAATTGTTTCTGACCACTTTGATGCAATAACGCCTAAGTCCATTGCGGATATGGCTGCTGCAACATCATCAACCTTTCCTGTGATGCAGCAGACTTCTTGCAGATTATTCGCTGCAATCCAAGATTCAACTTCTTTTTGCGATGTCGCAGAGTCAAAGCCTAGAAGCATCAACCGCAAGTGTTTCATTCCCTTTGCATGATACAACTCAGCAACGGCTTCAATCAACTCTTTTTGCCCTTTAACTTCATCAAAACGCCCAAGCATGGCGACAACAAAGTTTGTATCATCATATCCCAGCTGCTTTCTAAAATCGTCCCGCCCTTCTTTGGTGAAAATAAACGTATCCGTATCCACTCCACCAAGAATGGTTGATACTTTGTGCGCTGGAACATTCAGTTTGGAAGTAAAATGGTTCGCCATAACACTGTTTGTGGCAACTACAGCGTCAGCAACATTTGTATGCAACCACCTGTTGGGCAAATTATTCTTCGGTAAGCGTTGGTCACCCCTTGTGCGAACCAGCTTGAACGATTCAAGATACTTACGCAACAAACCCCACAGAATAAAACCTTCACCACGATGACAATTAACGATATCTGGAGCAAACTCAGCAATCAGCTTGTGAAGCTGGGCATACGCTCGCATCAGCTTTATCGGATTCGAAGAGTTCAAATCGAAGTGCAGCGGAGTAAAGCCCCACTCTTTTGCTTTTCGATCCGCATCGGTATCCGGTTCTGTTATAACAAGAGTTTCATGACCTGCTTCACGCAAAAGGCGGGCTAAGTACAACCCGTACCATGCAGTTGCATTGAACCAGCGTACGTTAATTATCTGTATTGTTTTCATCTATGGACTCGTACCAACAGCTCCGCTCGGAAGATAAAAGCTGCCTTATATGTAATTAATAAAGAGAATTGTGCTAAAACAAATCGATTGTCACAGGGCAACAATACGCAATCTACCAAACTATAACACCTTGTTTTTACCAGCTTGAAAAACATGGCATGGTATGATGCTTTTGTTTTGAAAACACCGCAGAGCACCACTCCCAAAACTGCCAGCTGCAATTGTAAAGCCCCACAAATGCCATTGCGTATGCCACTGCGTCAATACACCGTAACTATGTATTTTATGTTGTCATTATACGAGAAAATTGTAAAATTCTGTTGTAAAATACCTTGAGTAGACTCATTTCAAAAAACAGGCTACCACACGGGCAGACTATACACATTAACTTTTTCCGCACGCAGGCGGCCAGAACGTATATGACACAAACATTAGTGACAAAGACTTTAGACTTTGATGACATTCAACTTGCGAACGAGCTTTTTGGTCCGCAAAACAAAAACCTCACAATTATTTCAAAAGAAAGCGGCGTCGATCTGGACACCAGAGGCACCGCCCTGCATGCAAGCTCAGCCGATGAGGGAGCATTGCACACTGTTCTAAATCTGATCACACAGCTATACGGTCTGCTCAAATCCGGCAATCCAATATACGCGAAGGATATCACATACGCTTACGGCATGCTCTTGCGTGAACCGGGCGTTGATTTGCAGAAGCTTTTCAAAGATTCAGTCTTTGTGGTTTCTCCTAAAAAAACTATCGCGCCTAAGACATTAAGCCAGCGTGACTACGTAGCTGCATTGCGTAAAAACGAAATGGTTTTTGCCATTGGACCAGCCGGAACCGGTAAAACATATCTTGCTGTTGCGATGGCATTATCAATGCTTCTCACTAAGAAAGTGAAAAAAATCATCCTGACAAGACCGGCTGTTGAGGCGGGTGAGAAATTAGGATTTCTCCCCGGTGATCTTGTGGAAAAAGTTGATCCATATTTGCGTCCTCTCTACGATGCCCTGCATGACATGCTGGATTCTGAAAAAGTATCCCACATGATCGAAACCGGAATAATTGAGATAGCTCCGTTAGCTTTTATGCGTGGACGCACCTTGAATAACGCATTCGTTATATTGGATGAAGCGCAAAATACTACCCCTGAGCAGATGAAAATGTTTTTAACACGTATGGGTTACGGTTCCCGCATGGTAGTTACTGGCGATGTTACCCAGATTGATTTACCTGTATGTGGACAGGGGCGTGCCCCGCGTTCTGGTCTTATTGAGACACAAAGAGTGTTGTCCAACATAGAGGGAATCCGTTTTCTACACTTCCATCAGGATGATGTTGTCCGTCATCCTTTAGTTGCAAAAGTTGTTAATGCGTATGAGCGCTATACAGCAGAACTGACAAACAAAGAATAACCGAGCAGGCTATGACTTCTAAAAGTAAAGCACGCAGTTCAGGGCAAAAAGGAACTACGAAAAAACGCCATTGCAGATCAGCTTATCCACGATTGGGCATTTTCGTTTTTCTTACTGCACTGATCGGACTTGCAATTCTTAGCGGAACAAACTTGCGTCCGCCTCTGCCACTCTACGTTGCAGGCGAAGTTGCAGCGCAGGATGTGCTTGCCACACAGAACTTACTCTTTGAAGACACCAGTTCAACACTTGCTAAACGTAAGCAGGTTGCCGCACTGCAACCACCAATCTATGATCTTGACCGCTCCCCTATTTCAAAGATTCAAGATAAATTCCGACTCATTTTCGACTTGATTAACTCACCTATTGCTTCTGCAAGTGAAGAAGATTCTATCCGCTGGCAAATTGAAGAGATCCTTAACGTTGAAGTCTCTCGTAAGACTTTCAGCCACTGGAAAGAAGAACGGTTCCAGAGTATTTTCTACACGCAAGCACTTCCATATCTTATCGACAAGTTGAACAAAGGGATTGTGGCAGACAGTACATTGATGTTGCAAAATAGAAACGGATATCTCATCCGTGACCTTGCACATAACAATGAAACGCTTCACTCTGTTTCGTTCAAATTGGGTGATCTTGCGTCTATAAAAAAAGGTCTTGTTAAGGAGCTACGGAAAAAGGGAAAAGCACCGCTCCGTACACGTAATGCGGTCTTATCTCTTGTTTCACCAGTGCTCACTCCGACAATCACTCCAAACAGAGTTGAAACACAGCAGCGAGAGCAGCTGGCAGTCGAGTCAATTGACCCTGTATATTACAGTATCAAAAAAGGTGAGAGCATCGTTCGCAAAGGCGAACGAGTCACGCTACCGATCCAAATTAAACTGCAAGCGCTGTTAGCGCATAAAAACCAACGCTTCTTCCCGTATCAAATGCTTGGGGTGTTTATGACAACCCTGTTGCTCGGTGCAGGACTTGCGTTTGAGCGCAGTGGACGCAGGCTAAGCTCGTTGCGTAATGAAGATTTGTTCTTCACCACGCTCGTTATCATCCTTTTTGCGGGTGGTGCTAAAGCGTTCACACTCCTTCAGGGACACTTTGATGGGACGCAGCAGGCTGTTGCCATGCTTCCTATCTTATATCCAGTTGCAGGTGCACTAGGGCTTTCTGGACTTATATTCGGCATCAGACGTTGTAGCGTCATTTCGCTTATTATCAGCTTCCTTTGCACTGTCATGCTAGGCGGAACAATTGAAATGTTCCTCTTCTATTTTATTGGCAGCATGCTTAATGTATGGCTGGTTCAACACGCAGAAAGCCGTAAAGACATTGCTCTTAGCGGACTTCCTCTCATGGGCGGGCTGGTAATTACGTGGCTTGGCTTAGCGTTGTATCAACAGTTGGACATGCCTGACATCATTGTTGGAGCAACCTTTGCGGCAGCAAACGGTATTATATCGTTGCTAGTTGTGTTTGCGTTAAGCCCTATTATTGAACTTGTCTTCAACTACACAACCCGCTTTAAGCTAATGGAGTTGATGAACCTTGAGCAGCCATTGCTTCAGGAACTTATGATGAACGCCCCCGGCACCTATCATCATTCACTTATTCTCTCCAACCTTGTTGAAGCTGGTGCAAAGTCCATTGGTGCAAACAGCCTGCTCTGTAAAGTCGCAGCGCTGTACCATGACATTGGTAAACTTATAAAGCCTCAGTACTTCATTGAAAATCAGGGACGTGCAAAAAATCCTCATGACAAATTAACGCCAGCCATGAGTACCCTTATTCTTATTTCGCACGTAAAAAAAGGTGTTGAGCTTGCTCGCAAGTATCGCCTTGGACACGAGATCGAAGATATTATTCAACAGCATCATGGCACATCTGTTATCCGCTATTTCTATACAAAAGCAGCTGAACAGGATGATAGCCTATGCAAAGATGACTTCCGTTACCCGGGTCCAAAACCTAAAAGCCGAGAAGCCGCAATTGTTATGCTTGCTGATGCAGTTGAAGCTTCGAGTCGTGTTCTTGCTGACCCGACGCCAAGCCGCTTGAAGGGGCATATTGACACCATCATCAAAGGAATCTTCTCTGAAGGACAACTGGACGATTCCGAACTTACTTTTGCCGACTTAACCAAAGTCGGGGAGAGCTTCCACCGAGTTCTTACCGGTATTTTCCACCGAAGAATTGAGTACCCTGAAGAACAGCGTGCGGGGTGCATCAAGAACCATGAAGAAAAAAACGGTAACGGCGATAAACCTAAAAACGGTCCTGCTCCAGAAGCAGCATAAACTCTATGATTACGATAAAAAAAAGCCAGTCTGTTGACTGGCTTCTTCCCTTTTCGCGCAGTGAATTACGCAATGCAATGGAAGCTATGCTTTCCGCCATCGGACATAGCGGTAAAGACGTTGAAATTAATCTTGTCGATGACGCAACCATTGCAGATTTAAACGCGTCTTTCCTTCAATGTGATGGTCCTACCAACATTCTTTCATTTCCAGCTTCTGACGACGGTAGTACACAAGGCATCGGCTGGTTGGCACTCTCCATGGACACTTTAGAGCGGGAATGCCTTTTATATGGTCAAGAGCGGGCTGAGCATGCCCTACGCCTCATTGCGCACGGCACACTACACCTTGCAGGATACGACCACGGCGAGGAGATGTTCGCGTTAACTGATGTTGCCCTTGATGCCGGAATCGCCACTCTCCATTAATACACTCGTGACGCTCTCGTTGCGAAAAAAATTCCACGAGCACACCTTTATATAGTGCTTTAAGGATACAATAGAGATTATATTCCAAGATAAATCGTATCCTGCGAAGATTACATACTCTATTAATTCTCTAGACATATACCTAAGATACTTAAGTCTAAAGCTAACGCCTTGTAATAAAATTACATGGCGTTTTTTTACTTTCTGAAACTGAAAATTGAAATACTCTCGAACAACTGGGGGACACAGCTTCTACATGCTCTTCATTATATGCATAGTATAGTTTAGTGCACTTACAACTGCTAACTATATACAATTTAATGTAAAAAGAACGTTGCCCGACGTTTTTTTTATTGTATAGTAAAAACTCGCACACTATACTTTTTACATATATGAGCGCAAAATGAAACACTGCATCTACATAATTATCTCACTAGTTGTTATAACCATTGTTAATCAACACCAACGAGAGATATCTACACTAAAAAACTTAGTTGAATCACAGAATCAACTAATTAGTGCTATGCAAATTTCTCAGCGTAATATATCTGTACAAACAAAACTAGCTCTTACAATAGGTCGTAACACACAGCAGTCACTACATGACTCCCGTACTAAACGCATTGTAAAAGTCACTGCATATAGTCCGCGAAAGGCAGAGACCGACTCTACTCCGTTTACAACTGCCTATAACACCAAGGTGCGCCCTGGAATAATTGCAGTATCCCGTGATCTTTTTGCCAAAGGCTGGACATTCGGAAGAAAGGTTTACATCAAGTCTCTGGGAGTATTTACAATAGAAGACTTAATGGCAAAACGTAAAAAAAATCAGATTGATATATTCATTCCAGAAACAACAAAAGCCATCGCATTCGGGCGAAAAAACATGGAAGCACACTTACTTGCGCAGCCAAGAACACAACAAGAAACGTACACCCATCTCTACCGCTCACCTACGCCAGATTTTTTGCTTGCTGCTGATGACTTTTGCAAAAGAAGACCATAAACACAGCTAACTCATCCTAACCACGCCAAACAAAACGCCTCAGAAATGTTTCTGAGGCGTTTTGCCTGTACAACAAGTAGCCACTATTATTAAATACTGTGGTCTACCATATCCTTTTTCAAAATCAATTGCTCGTTGCAATAGGGGCAAACCATGTCTATCACGCGCCCGTCTCCATGGACTGAACGGATTCTGCACCGAAAAACTTTTCGACAATAAGGACATCGGACTTTCTTTTCCATATACATTTTCTCCTGTCTTTCCCCCGCCTCTAGAATATAAAGGAATACTCACAGATGCAACTGTAAAACACTAGAACACTTGCTAGATTAGCAAAACGCTCGCTCTGCAAGGCTTTCTGTAATTGCGTCAACCTTGACCTTATGCACCTCAAGAACTAAACAAGTCTGGCACTTCATTATTCTTCAACTGCGAGCACTGCATGAAACTTTCTTTCAAAGATAAAAATCTCTTCTTGCTCTTTGGCATCACCCTTTTCGTTGTCATGGGTGTTTCAAGCATCCTTCCTGTTCTGCCAAGCGCTGGACGTTCTTTACACATCCCAATGTCAGAAATCGGCTTACTCCTCACAAGCTTTACTTTTCCGGGAATTTTTCTCACGCCTCTTGCAGGTATCCTTGCTGATAGATACGGCAGAAAGGCTGTCCTTATCCCGGCACTCGTACTTTTTGGACTTGCAGGATTCTCGTGTTCGCTCACAACAAATTACCAAACCATTCTTTTTTTACGTGTGCTGCAAGGCATCGGCGCAGCGCCAATCAGCCTTTTATACACCACCATCACAGGCGATCTGTACACGGGCAGAGAACGCCTTAAAATAATGGGCTACAACGCAACTGTTTTAAGCCTCGGCACAGCGCTTTTTCCTTTCATCGGCGGTGTCCTTGGTGAACTGGGCTGGCAGTATCCATTTATGTTGCCTATTCTGGCTCTGCCGCTTGCCCTACTCTGCGCTTTGCACCTTGACCTGCCGAACCCGAAATCCACTGAAACAATTTCTGGCTACTTCAAAAAAACTGCGCACATCATTTCATCACGAAAAGCACTTGTCCTTTTCGGAATGACACTCTGCACGTTCGCTATTTTGTACGGTCCAATTATCACATATGTGCCAATTCTTGCTGATAATGCGTTCAATGCCAGCCCATCCCGTATTGGTCTTTTGTTTGGCGTTTCTTCATTGTTCACTGGAGTTGCAGCTTCGCAACTTGGGCGCTTACGCCGTTTTGTATCTGTCCGGACAATGCTATGCTTTGCTGCCGTATTCTTTTTTGCAGCTATGGCAACCATGCCTTTGCCAAAAAGTTTTTGGATGCTTGCCATACCAATCAGCTTCTTCGGCATGGGGCAAGGACTTTCATTCCCTAATTTAGCTGCAAAATTAACTGGAATTGCCTCTATGGAAAAACGCGGGGCAGTGATGGCTGTTAACGGCAGCGTGCTACGTATTGCCCAGACAATCAGTCCTCCGCTCTTTTCAATCCCGTTCGTTTTCAGCGGCGTTTCCGCCGTTTTTTACACTGCGACACTCATAGGCGTTGGCATGTTCTTTCTAGCACTGAACTGTCCACCCGACGAACAGACAGAAAATTAAAAGAAAAAATCCTCTGTAAGCAAGTAACTTACAGAGGATTTTTTTCTTTTATGCCTATTGCTGACTGCTAGCATGCTGGATAATAGCTCTACAAAAGGCTGGAAGATCATCGGGCGCTCGGCTGCTTACCATATTACGGTCGACAACAACTGATTCATTCACCCATTTTGCACCGGCATTTTCCAAGTCATCAATAATTCCACGCGTAGAGGTACAAGTATAGCCTTTAACGATTCCCGCAGAAATAGGTATCCAGCCTGCATGACAAATAAATGCAAGTGTTTTGCCTTGCTCATGCATTTTACGGGTAATTTTTTTTACATCCATATCACGGCGTAATTTATCAGGCGCAAACCCACCGGCAAGAACCAAAATATCAAAATTGTCCGGATTAACATCCGAAAGCAGAACATCTGCCTTCACCGGATATCCATGATATCCTTTGTACGTAGCATTTGTATCCAGACCGGCAAGAACCACAGCCGCGCCCTCTTCAATCAAGCGAAGTTTAGGGTACATGAGCTCAAGATCTTCAAAAAGATCTCCTACGAACATCAGTACTTTTTTTCCATCCAATAAACCCATAACGTGCCTCCTGCTTTGCTATCTACTTTACCATGCAGGAGTAATTATTCTGTTATTAACCTGTGCAACAAAAAAAACGCACAGGGCGTTTGCCCTGTGCGCTTATAATTACATGTGGTGAATAAGGATTATTCAACCCAGTCGAAAGTACGCGTAATAGCTTTCTTCCAACCAGCATATCCTTTTTCACGTTCGTCTTTGCTAAGCTGCGGATCCCATGTTTTGTCGATTGCCCAGTTTGCACGCAGGTCTTCAATGCTAGTCCAGTAACCGACAGCAAGACCAGCTGCGTATGCAGCGCCAAGACAAGTGGTTTCTGTAACCTGAGGACGAACAACAGGTACGCACAGAGAATCAGACTGGAACTGCATGAGCAGTTCGTTCATTACCATACCACCATCAACTTTCAGAGTGCTAAGAGCAACACCGGAGTCTTTGTTCATAGCTTCGATAACGTCACGGGTCTGGTATGCAACAGCTTCGAGACAAGCACGTGCAATGTGACCTTTGTTAGCGAAACGAGTAAGACCTGCGATTACGCCGCGAGCGTCGGAACGCCAGTACGGAGCAAACAAGCCCTGGAAGGCAGGAACAACGTAAACGTCGCCGTTATCTTCCACAGACTTAGCAAGTTCTTCAACTTCAGGTGCAGCGCTGATGAGGTTAAGGTTATCACGCAGCCACTGGATAAGAGCACCAGCGATAGCAATAGAACCTTCCAGACAATATACAGTTTCTTCGTTACCGAATTTGTAACCAACGGTAGTAAGAAGACCCTGTTTAGACTGGATAGGCTTGGTACCGGTATTAAGAAGCATAAAGCAACCAGTACCGTAAGTGTTTTTAGCTTCACCAGTGTCAAAGCAAGCCTGCCCTACAAGTGCAGCCTGCTGGTCACCAAGTGCGCCACAAACTGGTACGCGTGCACCAAGAGGACCATTCTCTTCAGTAGTACCCCAAGTATCATTATCAGAAGAAGATACGATGCGTGGGAGACCTTCTGCAGGGACATCCATGATATCAAGGATTTCTTTATCCCATTCGAGAGTTTCAAGATCCATAAGCATGGTGCGGGAAGCGTTGGATACGTCTGTTACATGTGCGCCGCCTTGTGCGCCGCCAGTAAGGTTCCAGATAATCCAAGTTTCCATGGTACCGATAAGAGCGTCACCATTACGAGCAGCAGCTCTAACGCCAGGTACATTATCCATGATCCATTTCATTTTAGGACCGGAGAAGTAGGTAGCAATAGGAAGCCCAGTTTTTTCGCGGAAGCGATCCTGTCCACCTTCAGCCATCAACTCCTTACAAATCTGGTCAGTACGTGTGCACTGCCAAACAATAGCATTATAGTAAGGTTTACCTGTAGCTTTGTCCCAGATAACAGTAGTTTCACGCTGGTTGGTAATACCGATGGCAGCGATGTCGGAACCTTTCAATCCAGACTTCTGCAAAGCACCTTTAATTACTTCCTGAGTATTCTCCCAAATTTCCATTGGGTTATGCTCTACCCAGCCCGGCTTAGGGAAAATCTGCTCATGCTCTTTTTGATCCATGCCGACAATGCGACCTTTTTTGTCAAAAATAATGAAACGTGAGCTTGTAGTTCCCTGGTCAACAGCGCCAATGTACTTAGCCATAGTGATCCTCCACTTTTAAGGTAAGGCTAACAATAAAACTGAATGAAACTAAACAGTAATGTTACTGCTGGGCAACAAATGCTTCAACAGCACGGAGTGAACTAGCAACCGCAATGCCAGTTCCACATTTCATTCGCATCCAATCCTGATGAGCTAACAGAGAGCCGACAGCGTATACACGCTCATGTACAACTTTTCCATTTTCATCGACTGGGCGGAATGAAGAATCGACCTCTACACCTGCGGAACTTACTTTGTGTCCACGCGGGTCGAGTAGATCGGTACGGTGCCACTCTTCACGGTCAGCAGGCTGCTGTACTGGCAGATCCATCACAGTCTCCACAATGTGATGTCTGTTAGCAAACAGTCCGCCCCCGAGGAAACGTCCGGTAGCAAGCACAACGCCAGTGGCAATCACTTTTTCCGTTGGAGCCTGCACACCGAGAGTCACTTCATAGCGACCATCTTCGAGTGGGGTTACAGAAAATACCCTATGTTGTAGCTTTAAATCAACACCTAAGGTACTAATTCTTCCTTCAAAAAGGCTTTTTAAACGCATACCCGGCACGGAAGCCGGTAAAGTCGGGAGTTCGAAGACTTTTACGCCAAGCTCTTTTTCCATCTCTTCAAGGATTTCACCAGGGGTGTAAATACCAAGAATAGCTGGTACGCCTACAGCTTCCACACCAGAAAGATGCGGTTTAATAAGGTCGTACAAGCTTTCACGAACTTCTTTGATTTCCATAGACTGTGCCATGGTGCCTGTCAAAATAGGCTTCATAGCAGAAGGGTCTGGGAATTCAAGGCGCATTGTTTTAAGGTTAGACCACTTGTCACCAAGAGTAGTCGCAACCTGTTTTGCGCTAAATTCACGAAGTCCTTCAAAATCGATCAGCAACGCAGGTGTGTTGTTTTTAAACGCCTCCACACCTGCCCACATGGTAGCTGGAACAGCCCATGTAGTTTTTTCTGTACCGATAGGGGTAACTACTTTGCTGTTTGCATCTTTCACCATACGGTATTCAAGACCGAACTCGGAAAGGAAATCAAACAGTTCACCATATGCTTTTTCAACATCTTCACGAGACACATGCGCGTAAGGATGATTAGGCATATCAGCAGCAACAGCTGCCATAGCTTCCCAAGGGTTATCCCACAGTTTTTTTTCTGCTACAGGATGAACACCCATTACATCAAACAAGCCGCTGGAGAATACGATTTCGCCGGTACTGCCTGCCTGACAAACAGACACACCGCGCTTTGCCGCATACACAGCAGCGGACATACCGGCAATGCCGGTACCTACTACAAAAAGATCACGTTCAGTGACTGGCAAGTTGCTCATATCACCCTCTAATCCATTTCCAGATTAAGAAGACCGAAGTACAGTGCTTCTTTAAGTTCTGCCTGATTGAACTGAGCATCCCAAAGGATAGGACGCTGTCCCTTCCAACGCTTAGAAAGGAAATCGCGCATGCTGTCTACGCCTGCGTCGCCTTCGAAAAGACCACGGTCG
This region includes:
- a CDS encoding MFS transporter encodes the protein MKLSFKDKNLFLLFGITLFVVMGVSSILPVLPSAGRSLHIPMSEIGLLLTSFTFPGIFLTPLAGILADRYGRKAVLIPALVLFGLAGFSCSLTTNYQTILFLRVLQGIGAAPISLLYTTITGDLYTGRERLKIMGYNATVLSLGTALFPFIGGVLGELGWQYPFMLPILALPLALLCALHLDLPNPKSTETISGYFKKTAHIISSRKALVLFGMTLCTFAILYGPIITYVPILADNAFNASPSRIGLLFGVSSLFTGVAASQLGRLRRFVSVRTMLCFAAVFFFAAMATMPLPKSFWMLAIPISFFGMGQGLSFPNLAAKLTGIASMEKRGAVMAVNGSVLRIAQTISPPLFSIPFVFSGVSAVFYTATLIGVGMFFLALNCPPDEQTEN
- a CDS encoding type 1 glutamine amidotransferase domain-containing protein; the encoded protein is MGLLDGKKVLMFVGDLFEDLELMYPKLRLIEEGAAVVLAGLDTNATYKGYHGYPVKADVLLSDVNPDNFDILVLAGGFAPDKLRRDMDVKKITRKMHEQGKTLAFICHAGWIPISAGIVKGYTCTSTRGIIDDLENAGAKWVNESVVVDRNMVSSRAPDDLPAFCRAIIQHASSQQ
- the glpK gene encoding glycerol kinase GlpK; the encoded protein is MAKYIGAVDQGTTSSRFIIFDKKGRIVGMDQKEHEQIFPKPGWVEHNPMEIWENTQEVIKGALQKSGLKGSDIAAIGITNQRETTVIWDKATGKPYYNAIVWQCTRTDQICKELMAEGGQDRFREKTGLPIATYFSGPKMKWIMDNVPGVRAAARNGDALIGTMETWIIWNLTGGAQGGAHVTDVSNASRTMLMDLETLEWDKEILDIMDVPAEGLPRIVSSSDNDTWGTTEENGPLGARVPVCGALGDQQAALVGQACFDTGEAKNTYGTGCFMLLNTGTKPIQSKQGLLTTVGYKFGNEETVYCLEGSIAIAGALIQWLRDNLNLISAAPEVEELAKSVEDNGDVYVVPAFQGLFAPYWRSDARGVIAGLTRFANKGHIARACLEAVAYQTRDVIEAMNKDSGVALSTLKVDGGMVMNELLMQFQSDSLCVPVVRPQVTETTCLGAAYAAGLAVGYWTSIEDLRANWAIDKTWDPQLSKDEREKGYAGWKKAITRTFDWVE
- the glpB gene encoding glycerol-3-phosphate dehydrogenase subunit GlpB, with amino-acid sequence MSNLPVTERDLFVVGTGIAGMSAAVYAAKRGVSVCQAGSTGEIVFSSGLFDVMGVHPVAEKKLWDNPWEAMAAVAADMPNHPYAHVSREDVEKAYGELFDFLSEFGLEYRMVKDANSKVVTPIGTEKTTWAVPATMWAGVEAFKNNTPALLIDFEGLREFSAKQVATTLGDKWSNLKTMRLEFPDPSAMKPILTGTMAQSMEIKEVRESLYDLIKPHLSGVEAVGVPAILGIYTPGEILEEMEKELGVKVFELPTLPASVPGMRLKSLFEGRISTLGVDLKLQHRVFSVTPLEDGRYEVTLGVQAPTEKVIATGVVLATGRFLGGGLFANRHHIVETVMDLPVQQPADREEWHRTDLLDPRGHKVSSAGVEVDSSFRPVDENGKVVHERVYAVGSLLAHQDWMRMKCGTGIAVASSLRAVEAFVAQQ